In Carya illinoinensis cultivar Pawnee chromosome 9, C.illinoinensisPawnee_v1, whole genome shotgun sequence, the following are encoded in one genomic region:
- the LOC122276368 gene encoding uncharacterized protein LOC122276368: MGSSLLRWESDPLFSAAEVVQDSVDRMESIFRLLLHEQSLQDEHPDPKLLLSIKYHRRDLATTLETAKWQLEDFERAVNLSSVIDKSQSREDVVSRHKQFVRAIREQIIHVQKSLEDASLQDTVTNTEWINLDEQDRDRLALFLSGGKPTENLNCYDLEDSSILRRFLDPNSTSSSKDTAAGLAEHSSREIENLNINGISHIDHNSDLRKENKLRKVGSYFTPRLGCEAPDFLQETSCNIHGEDGSWDLEADEPKPKSFFHENKSRALWGRLNLFGFLNNLRTACRSTVSRNYTKRLKDGEEEQRHSPSYADVSQGAQGWQMGMQVRMSIGSCWARYQKSPVYVRVNQHLIRLILMILLTVVILGVLVSQIA, from the exons ATGGGGTCGAGTTTGCTCCGGTGGGAATCGGACCCTCTGTTTTCGGCAGCCGAGGTCGTTCAAGACTCCGTCGACAG GATGGAATCAATATTCCGTCTTTTGTTGCACGAGCAAAGTCTTCAAGATGAGCACCCAGACCCAAAGCTACTTCTGTCAATTAAGTATCATAGGCGTGATCTTGCAACAACCCTTGAAACAGCAAAATGGCAG TTGGAAGATTTTGAAAGAGCAGTCAACTTGTCATCTGTGATAGACAAGTCTCAAAGTCGGGAAGATGTAGTTTCAAGACACAAGCAGTTTGTCAGAGCCATCAGGGAACAAATAATTCATGTGCAGAAAAGCCTCGAAGATGCTTCATTGCAAGATACAGTGACAAATACTGAGTGGATTAACTTAGATGAACAGGACAGAGATAGGTTGGCATTGTTTCTTTCCGGGGGAAAGCCCACAGAGAACCTCAATTGTTATGATTTAGAAGACAGTAGCATATTGAGAAGATTTCTTGATCCAAACTCAACATCTAGTTCAAAAGATACTGCTGCTGGGCTTGCAGAGCACAGCAGCAGAGAAATTGAAAACCTGAATATTAATGGGATTTCACATATTGACCACAACTCTGATCTCAGGAAGGAGAATAAGCTAAGGAAGGTGGGTTCTTATTTTACTCCAAGGTTGGGTTGTGAAGCTCCGGATTTTCTTCAAGAGACCTCGTGTAACATACATGGTGAGGATGGGAGTTGGGATCTGGAAGCTGATGAACCCAAACCTAAAAGCTTCTTCCATGAGAACAAGTCACGGGCATTGTGGGGCagattgaatttgtttggtttCTTGAATAATTTACGGACTGCCTGTAGGAGCACTGTCAGTAGGAACTATACAAAGAGGTTAAAGGATGGAGAAGAAGAACAAAGGCATTCCCCATCATACGCTGATGTTTCTCAAGGTGCACAG GGTTGGCAGATGGGAATGCAGGTGAGAATGAGCATAGGTTCCTGTTGGGCAAGATATCAAAAATCTCCAGTCTATGTTCGAGTTAATCAACATCTCATTCGATTGATATTGATGATACTGTTAACTGTAGTAATTTTAG GTGTTTTGGTCTCCCAAATAGCTTAG